Proteins encoded within one genomic window of Kibdelosporangium phytohabitans:
- a CDS encoding RNA polymerase subunit sigma-70: MVGNSDAFRELTEPYHRELLVHCYRMLGSLQDAEDVLQETLLAAWRGLPGFRERASLRTWLYRIATNQCLNARRSAGRRAAKEWDVPGVEPLEPTRLGEVVWLQPLPDAMIDSPETRYERTETISLAFITALQLLPPRQVAVLILRDVLGFHAGEVASMLDTTTGSVTSALKRARANLRHHQPSPARGSAAEDALVAKFVRAWESADVDALVDLLTDDVFAAMPPMPYEYEGRDLVARFCARIFRAGRRFDLVRTRANGQPAFGAYLRSPNGISHGVGLYVLTLRGSGISGMTRFEHSVLPSFGLPGSIPAP, from the coding sequence ATGGTCGGGAACAGTGACGCGTTCAGGGAGCTGACCGAGCCGTACCACCGGGAGCTGCTGGTGCACTGCTACCGGATGCTCGGATCGCTGCAGGACGCCGAGGACGTGCTGCAGGAAACCCTGCTGGCCGCGTGGCGTGGCCTGCCTGGATTCCGGGAACGCGCCTCGCTGCGCACCTGGCTCTACCGGATCGCCACCAACCAGTGCCTCAACGCCCGCAGGTCAGCCGGCCGTCGCGCGGCGAAGGAGTGGGACGTGCCCGGCGTCGAGCCGCTTGAGCCGACGCGCCTCGGCGAGGTCGTCTGGCTCCAGCCGCTCCCCGACGCCATGATCGACAGCCCGGAGACGCGCTACGAGCGGACCGAAACGATCAGCCTCGCGTTCATCACGGCACTGCAACTCCTGCCACCACGCCAAGTCGCCGTCCTGATCCTGCGTGACGTCCTCGGCTTCCACGCCGGCGAGGTCGCCTCGATGCTGGACACCACGACCGGCTCGGTCACCAGTGCCCTCAAGCGAGCCCGTGCGAATCTGCGCCACCATCAGCCATCTCCCGCACGGGGCTCTGCGGCGGAAGACGCGCTCGTGGCGAAGTTCGTCCGGGCGTGGGAGTCGGCGGACGTCGACGCCTTGGTGGACCTGTTGACCGACGACGTCTTCGCCGCCATGCCGCCGATGCCGTACGAATACGAAGGCCGGGATCTCGTCGCCCGGTTCTGCGCACGGATCTTCCGCGCGGGCCGCCGGTTCGACCTCGTACGCACACGCGCCAACGGTCAGCCGGCGTTCGGCGCGTACCTGCGCTCCCCCAACGGCATCAGCCACGGCGTCGGCCTCTACGTGCTCACGCTGCGCGGCAGCGGAATCAGCGGCATGACCCGTTTCGAACACAGCGTGCTGCCGTCTTTCGGGCTCCCCGGATCTATTCCGGCACCGTAA
- a CDS encoding RNA-guided endonuclease InsQ/TnpB family protein: protein MATTSDGHRMSGARSNRYRKRQQRIRKRLQAKKTASARRLLKKRRRKEQRVTTDVNHQISERIVAEAERTGRGIAIENLGGIRERVRLRKPQRATMHSWAFARLGQYLACNARRAGTAFVRVDPAYTSQECHSCGWIDRGNRRSQASFICGRCGFVGHADHNAARNIPDRGVTCWGEVMRPHALPSLAASQGGSSRPVGTPQSGARAANLGLQ, encoded by the coding sequence ATCGCGACCACATCCGACGGTCACCGGATGTCCGGAGCACGGTCGAACCGGTACCGCAAACGACAGCAGCGCATCCGGAAACGGCTGCAAGCCAAGAAGACCGCCTCCGCGCGACGGCTGCTCAAGAAGCGCCGCCGCAAAGAGCAGCGGGTCACCACCGACGTCAACCACCAGATCAGCGAGCGCATCGTGGCCGAGGCTGAACGCACCGGGCGCGGCATCGCCATCGAGAACCTCGGTGGCATCCGCGAGCGGGTACGGCTTCGCAAGCCCCAACGGGCCACGATGCACTCGTGGGCATTCGCCCGGCTTGGCCAGTACCTCGCCTGCAATGCTCGACGGGCTGGAACGGCTTTCGTACGGGTCGATCCCGCCTACACGTCGCAGGAATGTCACTCGTGCGGGTGGATTGACAGGGGAAACCGGCGCTCGCAAGCGTCGTTCATCTGTGGTCGGTGCGGTTTCGTTGGACACGCCGACCACAACGCGGCACGCAACATCCCAGATCGCGGTGTCACGTGCTGGGGCGAAGTCATGCGTCCACACGCACTGCCCAGCCTGGCAGCCAGCCAGGGCGGCAGCAGCCGGCCTGTCGGCACCCCGCAAAGCGGGGCTCGGGCGGCAAACCTGGGCCTTCAGTGA
- the dacB gene encoding D-alanyl-D-alanine carboxypeptidase/D-alanyl-D-alanine-endopeptidase: MTRNSVIAGCGLAMAAVLLAGLPASGSAHADTKLTTDLNALVNDPALRGAGVGLVVSKADTGEVLYSREAGARRQPASNMKLLTSATAMEILGPDHRFTTSVLTHGTIRRSTLHGDLYLRGTGDPTTLASTYDALAAKVAATGLRTVRGKLVADDTWFDAVPYGTGWAWDDEPYYYNAETSALTIAPDTDYDAGSIIVRVMPGSPGKWANVWTDPPTDYVTIENATITGAPGTANTIAAEREHGTNVIRVSGMIPSGSPHSAKFSTVRKPAGLAAAVFRDALRRHGVEVTGATKTGVATPPDAKVVTENKSMPLSQLLVPFMKLSNNMHAEVLVKSIGRAVSGAGTWNAGLAAVNQRLTGLGIPAGTTSLADGSGLSRMNQISADQVAALLRAARSKPWFTTWFDSLPIAGVADRMVGGTLRSRMQGTAAAGNVRAKTGSLSGVSALSGYVTSADGQPLVFAMISNNSRTSVRRFEDAVAVRLAEYRAGETGRPAAPRLAGETGPADRVECSWLKAC; encoded by the coding sequence ATGACCAGAAACAGCGTGATCGCCGGCTGTGGCCTCGCCATGGCCGCGGTGTTGCTCGCCGGGTTACCGGCATCGGGTTCGGCGCACGCGGACACCAAGCTCACGACCGACCTGAACGCGTTGGTCAACGACCCCGCTCTGCGGGGCGCGGGAGTCGGCTTGGTGGTCAGCAAGGCCGACACGGGCGAAGTGCTCTACAGCCGGGAGGCGGGCGCACGCCGCCAGCCCGCGTCGAACATGAAGCTCCTGACCTCGGCGACGGCCATGGAAATCCTCGGGCCGGACCACCGGTTCACCACGTCCGTGCTGACGCACGGCACGATACGAAGGTCAACGCTGCACGGCGACCTGTACCTGCGCGGCACAGGCGACCCGACCACGCTCGCGAGCACCTACGACGCCCTGGCGGCCAAGGTCGCGGCGACCGGGCTGAGGACCGTGCGGGGCAAACTGGTCGCCGACGACACCTGGTTCGACGCGGTCCCGTACGGCACCGGCTGGGCATGGGACGACGAGCCGTACTACTACAACGCCGAGACGTCGGCCCTCACGATCGCACCGGACACCGACTACGACGCCGGGAGCATCATCGTGCGCGTGATGCCCGGCTCGCCGGGCAAATGGGCCAACGTGTGGACGGACCCGCCGACTGACTACGTGACCATCGAGAACGCCACGATCACCGGCGCGCCGGGAACCGCGAACACCATCGCGGCCGAACGCGAGCACGGTACGAACGTGATCAGGGTCAGCGGGATGATCCCGAGCGGCTCGCCCCACAGCGCGAAGTTCAGCACGGTCAGGAAACCGGCCGGCCTGGCCGCGGCCGTGTTCCGTGACGCGCTGCGGCGGCACGGAGTCGAGGTCACCGGCGCGACGAAGACCGGCGTGGCAACGCCACCCGACGCGAAGGTCGTCACCGAGAACAAGTCGATGCCGTTGTCGCAGCTGCTCGTGCCGTTCATGAAACTGAGCAACAACATGCACGCCGAGGTACTGGTGAAGAGCATCGGACGGGCGGTGTCCGGCGCCGGGACGTGGAACGCCGGTCTGGCCGCCGTCAACCAGCGATTGACCGGTCTCGGCATCCCCGCGGGCACGACCAGCCTGGCCGACGGCTCCGGGCTGTCCCGGATGAACCAGATCTCGGCGGATCAGGTGGCGGCGTTGTTGCGCGCGGCGCGCTCGAAGCCGTGGTTCACGACCTGGTTCGACTCGCTGCCAATCGCCGGGGTGGCCGACCGCATGGTCGGCGGGACCCTGCGCAGCCGGATGCAGGGCACGGCCGCGGCGGGCAACGTGCGGGCCAAGACCGGCAGCCTGTCCGGCGTCAGCGCGTTGTCCGGGTACGTGACGTCCGCCGACGGTCAGCCGCTGGTCTTCGCCATGATCAGCAACAATTCCCGCACCTCCGTGCGCCGGTTCGAAGACGCTGTCGCCGTACGGCTCGCCGAGTACCGGGCCGGCGAGACCGGCCGCCCGGCGGCACCCCGCCTGGCCGGCGAGACCGGCCCGGCCGACCGGGTGGAGTGCAGCTGGCTCAAGGCCTGCTGA
- a CDS encoding TolB family protein: MKTKLSITAVVAVLLAAVAFVYIKQAKANDPRDMPADVSIAVEPGPVTLTDPGRLVFRNEAPGPDFGKVASVALADPQGPRRISALRCDRFYTSVGRGLCLADAPGPLPSATIGFTDAGLASRKTVDIAGIPNRAKLSADGTVASWTTFVTGDSYARTGTFSTRTGIMTADEVDTNIEDMKLRVGGRQYRADDVNFWGVTVTADDRTFYATVATGGQTHLVKADQGEWQAETLRENVECPSLSPDGTRIAFKKRVAQDGARPWREHVLDLRTMVETPLAETRSVDDQVVWLDDRTIAYTLPGAEIWAVPADGSGAPRLLVRHGSSPSFGYPSGPSNQLPTPSGSSSK; encoded by the coding sequence GTGAAAACCAAGCTGTCGATCACGGCGGTCGTTGCCGTGCTGCTGGCCGCGGTCGCCTTCGTCTACATCAAGCAGGCGAAGGCGAACGATCCACGCGACATGCCCGCCGATGTGTCGATCGCGGTCGAGCCGGGGCCGGTCACGCTGACCGACCCCGGCAGGCTCGTCTTCCGCAACGAGGCGCCCGGCCCGGACTTCGGCAAGGTCGCCTCCGTGGCGCTGGCCGATCCGCAGGGGCCCCGGCGGATCAGCGCGCTGCGGTGCGACCGCTTCTACACCAGCGTGGGCCGCGGCCTGTGCCTGGCCGACGCACCCGGGCCGCTGCCCAGTGCGACGATCGGGTTCACCGACGCGGGCCTTGCCAGTCGCAAGACGGTCGACATCGCCGGGATTCCCAATCGCGCCAAGCTTTCCGCGGACGGGACGGTGGCGTCGTGGACCACGTTCGTGACCGGTGACTCGTACGCCCGGACCGGGACCTTCTCCACCCGCACCGGGATCATGACCGCCGACGAGGTCGACACCAACATCGAGGACATGAAGCTGCGCGTCGGCGGGCGCCAGTACCGGGCCGACGACGTCAACTTCTGGGGCGTCACCGTCACGGCGGACGACCGCACGTTCTACGCGACGGTGGCCACCGGCGGTCAGACCCACCTGGTGAAGGCCGATCAGGGCGAGTGGCAGGCGGAAACGCTCAGGGAGAACGTGGAATGCCCGTCGCTGTCACCGGACGGCACCCGGATCGCGTTCAAGAAGCGCGTCGCGCAGGACGGCGCGCGGCCGTGGCGTGAACACGTGCTCGACCTGCGAACCATGGTCGAGACACCGCTGGCGGAAACGCGCAGTGTGGACGATCAGGTGGTGTGGCTGGACGACCGGACGATCGCCTACACCCTGCCAGGGGCGGAGATCTGGGCAGTGCCCGCGGACGGCTCAGGCGCGCCGCGGCTGCTGGTGCGCCACGGTTCCTCGCCGTCGTTCGGCTATCCGAGCGGTCCCAGCAACCAGCTGCCCACCCCGTCCGGATCTTCGTCAAAGTAG
- a CDS encoding dihydrofolate reductase family protein, producing the protein MGRIIVSENVSLDGVVQDPAGDEGFPRGGWAGRVSDRPEAAVVLLDQALAAEALLLGRRSYEFFAARWPSRGGDLADRLNSLPKYVVSSTLRDPAWDNSTVLDGDPVGEVSKLRRELPGDILVHGSAQLLRALLEHDLVDELWLTVHPVVLGAGERLFGETGERKPMRLVHAKPLDEDLVLLGYRRNTRTGT; encoded by the coding sequence ATGGGGAGGATCATTGTCAGCGAGAACGTCTCGCTTGACGGAGTCGTGCAGGACCCGGCCGGCGACGAGGGTTTCCCGCGTGGCGGCTGGGCCGGCCGGGTGAGCGACCGCCCGGAGGCTGCCGTGGTCCTGCTTGACCAGGCATTGGCCGCGGAGGCTCTGCTGCTGGGGCGGCGCAGCTATGAGTTCTTCGCCGCGCGGTGGCCGTCACGCGGCGGGGATTTGGCTGACCGGTTGAACAGTCTGCCGAAGTACGTCGTGTCCTCGACGCTCCGCGATCCCGCCTGGGACAACTCGACCGTGCTTGACGGCGATCCCGTCGGGGAGGTTTCGAAGTTGAGGCGTGAGCTGCCCGGGGACATCCTCGTCCACGGCAGCGCGCAGCTCCTGCGGGCGCTGCTGGAGCACGACCTCGTCGACGAGCTGTGGTTGACGGTGCACCCGGTCGTGCTCGGGGCAGGCGAGCGCTTGTTCGGTGAGACCGGCGAGAGGAAACCCATGCGCCTCGTCCACGCCAAACCCCTCGACGAGGACCTCGTTCTCCTCGGCTACCGGAGGAACACCCGAACCGGGACTTGA
- a CDS encoding discoidin domain-containing protein translates to MNRPVLPRAIALGAALVLLLQPVVAANAAENLLSHNKPTTTSSVENASFAGNYAVDGDAATRWASEEGSDPQWIAVDLGATATVTKVNLSWEAAYASEYKIQTSADGSTWKDAKSVKGADGGADEITGLSASGRYVRVYGTKRATAYGYSLFELEVYGTKTGGGDVEPPSTPGNLRATGSTADSVSLAWDPARDNVAVTGYEILRNGNVVGTSATTTFTDTNLASGTSFTYTVRARDEAGNLSAASAPVQGTTQPGSSTGTVLVISGDIAKPELPSEHSKTAKLVEGIKPSYVLTVGDNQYDKGTLAEYKAYYDKTWGKFKSITKPTPGNHEWDDSLKGYKSYFGSIATPQGKPYYSYDVGDFHFVALDSDPVANGSSSTTEQVNWLKNDLAGNQKACVVGYWHHPRWNSGKYGDDKTVAPLWNEFVKARADIVFNGHDHHYERIKPLNSSGRVDEANGVRQAIVGIGGDSLYTQINEREGVEKSFAKHGVMKFVINGKSYSWEIIGTDGKILDKAGPYTCR, encoded by the coding sequence GTGAACCGACCTGTCCTGCCGCGAGCGATCGCACTCGGTGCGGCGCTCGTCCTGCTGCTACAACCGGTCGTCGCCGCCAACGCGGCGGAGAACCTGTTGTCGCACAACAAACCGACCACCACTTCATCGGTTGAGAACGCCAGTTTCGCAGGTAACTACGCTGTGGACGGTGACGCCGCCACCCGGTGGGCGAGCGAAGAAGGCTCCGATCCGCAGTGGATCGCCGTCGACCTTGGTGCAACCGCCACCGTCACCAAGGTGAACCTGTCGTGGGAAGCCGCTTACGCGAGCGAGTACAAGATCCAAACGTCCGCCGACGGCTCCACGTGGAAGGACGCGAAGTCGGTCAAGGGCGCCGACGGTGGTGCCGACGAGATCACCGGCCTCAGCGCGAGTGGCCGTTATGTCCGTGTGTACGGCACGAAGCGCGCGACGGCATACGGGTATTCCCTGTTCGAACTCGAGGTGTACGGCACGAAGACCGGCGGTGGCGACGTCGAGCCGCCGTCCACGCCGGGCAACCTCAGGGCGACCGGGTCCACAGCGGACTCGGTCAGCCTCGCGTGGGACCCTGCCAGGGACAACGTGGCCGTAACCGGTTACGAGATCCTGCGCAACGGCAACGTGGTCGGCACGTCGGCGACCACGACCTTCACCGACACCAACCTCGCGTCCGGCACCAGCTTCACCTACACGGTCCGGGCACGCGACGAGGCGGGCAACCTGTCCGCGGCGAGCGCGCCGGTGCAGGGCACGACCCAGCCGGGCAGTTCGACCGGCACCGTACTGGTGATCTCCGGAGACATCGCCAAACCGGAACTCCCGTCGGAGCACAGCAAGACCGCGAAACTCGTCGAGGGCATCAAGCCCAGTTATGTCCTGACCGTCGGCGACAACCAGTACGACAAGGGAACCCTGGCCGAGTACAAGGCCTACTACGACAAGACGTGGGGCAAGTTCAAGAGCATCACGAAGCCGACGCCCGGCAACCACGAGTGGGACGACAGCCTCAAGGGCTACAAGTCGTACTTCGGCAGCATCGCGACGCCGCAGGGCAAGCCGTACTACAGCTACGACGTCGGTGACTTCCACTTCGTCGCGCTGGACTCCGACCCGGTGGCCAACGGATCGAGCTCCACGACCGAGCAGGTCAACTGGCTCAAGAACGACCTGGCCGGCAACCAGAAGGCCTGCGTGGTCGGCTACTGGCACCACCCGAGGTGGAACTCCGGCAAGTACGGCGACGACAAGACCGTCGCTCCCTTGTGGAACGAGTTCGTCAAGGCCCGCGCCGACATCGTCTTCAACGGCCACGACCACCACTACGAGCGGATCAAGCCGTTGAACAGCAGCGGCAGGGTCGACGAGGCCAACGGCGTGCGCCAGGCCATCGTCGGGATCGGCGGCGACAGCCTCTACACGCAGATCAACGAGCGTGAAGGCGTGGAGAAGTCCTTCGCCAAGCACGGCGTGATGAAGTTCGTGATCAACGGGAAGTCCTACTCCTGGGAGATCATCGGCACGGACGGCAAGATCCTCGACAAGGCCGGTCCGTACACCTGCCGCTGA
- a CDS encoding MFS transporter: MYIASARETGTRQAGSSGRIVSANVIALGAVSLVTDISSEMVTAILPLYLVLGLGFSPLQFGILDGLYSGVTAFVRVIGGNMADRWQRRKLVAGIGYGVSALAKLGLMGAGGSASTLGAVLAADRTGKGLRTAPRDALISLSSAPDTVGRAFGVHRAMDTVGALLGPLVAFVLLWTVAGGYDVVFVVSFCFAVLGVLLLVLFVSDHSGQTKQPKDSVSLKAAFGLLRDAGFRRVCLWAVVLGLVTVGDSFVYLMLQSRLDIEPAYFAVLPLGTAAVYLTLAVPAGRVADKIGRWKMFLLGHVALFVAYIALVGAAGGVVLLCLTLLAHGTFYALTDGVLMAAAAPLLPEKLRTSGMALLQTGQAVAKMIAAILFGMLWTVWSMQAAVIISTVAFGLVVAFAWVRRVQQS, encoded by the coding sequence GTGTACATCGCCTCTGCCAGGGAAACGGGGACCCGGCAGGCCGGTTCCAGCGGCAGGATCGTCTCGGCCAACGTGATCGCGCTCGGCGCGGTCAGCCTGGTCACCGACATCTCTTCGGAGATGGTCACCGCGATCCTGCCGCTGTACCTGGTGCTCGGCCTGGGTTTCTCACCACTCCAGTTCGGCATCCTTGACGGCCTCTACTCCGGGGTGACCGCGTTCGTGCGGGTCATCGGCGGCAACATGGCCGACCGGTGGCAGCGCCGCAAGCTCGTGGCCGGAATCGGTTACGGCGTCTCCGCGTTGGCCAAGCTCGGCCTGATGGGTGCGGGCGGATCGGCGTCCACCCTCGGCGCCGTGCTCGCCGCGGACCGGACGGGCAAGGGCCTGCGCACGGCGCCACGGGACGCGCTGATCTCGTTGAGCAGCGCCCCGGACACGGTCGGCCGCGCGTTCGGTGTGCACCGGGCGATGGACACGGTCGGCGCCCTGCTCGGTCCGCTGGTCGCGTTTGTTCTGCTGTGGACGGTCGCGGGCGGCTACGACGTCGTCTTCGTCGTCAGCTTCTGCTTCGCCGTGCTCGGCGTGCTGTTGCTGGTGCTGTTCGTCAGCGACCACAGTGGGCAAACCAAGCAGCCCAAGGACAGCGTCTCGCTCAAGGCCGCGTTCGGCCTGCTGCGGGACGCCGGTTTCCGGCGGGTGTGCCTGTGGGCCGTCGTGCTCGGGCTCGTCACGGTCGGCGACTCGTTCGTCTACCTGATGTTGCAGAGCAGGCTGGACATCGAACCGGCCTACTTCGCGGTGCTCCCGCTCGGCACGGCGGCGGTCTACCTGACGCTCGCGGTGCCTGCCGGGCGAGTGGCGGACAAGATCGGCAGGTGGAAGATGTTCCTGCTCGGCCATGTCGCGTTGTTCGTCGCGTACATCGCACTCGTCGGTGCCGCCGGCGGCGTGGTCCTGTTGTGCCTGACTCTGCTGGCACACGGTACTTTCTACGCCCTCACCGACGGAGTGCTGATGGCCGCGGCGGCTCCGCTGCTGCCGGAGAAGCTGCGCACGAGCGGTATGGCGCTGCTGCAGACCGGACAGGCCGTGGCGAAGATGATCGCGGCGATCCTCTTCGGCATGTTGTGGACGGTGTGGAGCATGCAGGCCGCCGTGATCATCTCGACTGTGGCGTTCGGACTCGTCGTCGCGTTCGCGTGGGTGCGGAGGGTGCAACAGTCATGA
- a CDS encoding EF-hand domain-containing protein, producing the protein MAFSEFLDRKLARRFHTFDYDGDGDIDRSDFMRSATAVADEFRHPAGSPARAGLVERSLGLWEHLAVAAGVSSDDSITVDEYKEAFAEGLLVTEESFEQGYRPFLEALMSVCDIDNDGQLSVEEYVRWTGALMNLSETDARDIHRRLDTDNDGYVTTEDLLHAIHEFYFDEDPDGVGSWLLGPLG; encoded by the coding sequence GTGGCTTTCTCCGAGTTCCTCGACCGCAAGCTGGCGCGTCGATTCCACACCTTCGACTACGACGGTGACGGCGACATCGACCGGTCCGACTTCATGCGGTCCGCGACCGCGGTGGCCGACGAGTTCCGGCACCCGGCCGGGTCACCGGCCCGCGCCGGGCTGGTCGAGCGCAGCCTCGGCCTGTGGGAACACCTGGCCGTCGCCGCGGGCGTGAGCAGCGACGACTCGATCACCGTGGACGAGTACAAGGAGGCCTTCGCCGAAGGCCTCCTTGTCACCGAGGAGTCGTTCGAGCAGGGTTACCGCCCGTTCCTCGAAGCGCTGATGTCCGTGTGCGACATCGACAACGACGGGCAGCTGTCGGTCGAGGAGTACGTCCGGTGGACCGGTGCGCTGATGAACCTGTCCGAGACCGACGCACGTGACATCCACCGCAGGCTGGACACCGACAACGACGGGTACGTCACGACCGAGGACCTGCTGCACGCGATTCACGAGTTCTACTTTGACGAAGATCCGGACGGGGTGGGCAGCTGGTTGCTGGGACCGCTCGGATAG
- a CDS encoding helix-turn-helix transcriptional regulator produces the protein MTGERQNDFDVHVSVTGETTPGARFAIQVNPRDRTMELRVSRAAVTEAIGKRVSPAPAPVIGQAWLTTALALGDGAATSLFQRSPLAAAHFEQLVIHGLLDSDPDTLADQADVLPGPVRQAVAYCADHASEPLTITDIATAARTSVRSLQRLFRTSLGMSPLEYLQRVRLKRTHHDLLAIAAGRATGTVADVASRWGFTHLSRFAGLYRRTYGHSPVQTLRANSLVSEPHPGTR, from the coding sequence ATGACTGGGGAACGGCAGAACGACTTCGACGTGCACGTATCCGTGACCGGCGAGACGACACCGGGAGCGCGGTTCGCCATACAGGTGAATCCGCGCGACCGGACGATGGAATTGCGGGTGAGCCGGGCGGCCGTCACCGAGGCCATCGGCAAACGGGTCAGCCCCGCGCCGGCACCCGTCATCGGCCAGGCCTGGCTGACCACCGCGCTCGCACTCGGCGACGGCGCCGCGACCAGCTTGTTCCAGCGATCACCGCTGGCCGCCGCGCACTTCGAGCAGCTGGTGATCCACGGGCTGCTCGACAGCGATCCGGACACACTGGCCGATCAGGCGGACGTGTTGCCCGGCCCGGTCCGGCAGGCGGTCGCCTACTGCGCCGACCACGCGAGCGAACCATTGACCATCACCGACATCGCGACCGCGGCCCGGACGAGCGTCCGGTCACTGCAACGGCTGTTCCGCACGAGCCTCGGCATGAGCCCGCTCGAATACCTGCAACGCGTGCGGCTCAAACGAACACACCACGACCTGCTCGCGATCGCCGCCGGACGTGCCACGGGCACTGTCGCCGACGTCGCGAGCCGTTGGGGATTCACACACCTCAGCCGCTTCGCGGGACTGTACCGCAGGACCTACGGGCACTCGCCCGTCCAGACCCTGCGCGCGAACTCGCTCGTCAGCGAGCCGCACCCAGGAACGCGTTGA
- a CDS encoding transketolase C-terminal domain-containing protein, with amino-acid sequence MKQGDTGQDAAMRVVFAQALTKALVQDSRLAVVTADISSAAFGEVRERFPDRVVNVGIREQAMIGVAGGLALSGLRPVVHSYAPFLVERPYEQIKLDFGHQDVGAVLVSIGGSYDDPVWGRTHQSPADVTLIDSLPGWTVHVPGHPAEVEPLLAEALAGDDRVYLRLSTRTNSTPFGPSEGFTVVRTGARAVVLAVGPILDQVLAAMSDVDVTVLYASTIRPFDHAGLRAAVQSAAPDVVLVEPYLRGTSAHEVAVALADVPHRQLALGVDRAEEKRVYGTAPDHDRLHGLDPAGIARAVNAFLGAAR; translated from the coding sequence ATGAAGCAGGGGGACACGGGACAGGACGCCGCGATGCGCGTCGTGTTCGCGCAGGCGCTCACCAAGGCGCTCGTGCAGGACTCCAGGCTCGCGGTGGTGACCGCCGACATCTCCTCGGCTGCCTTCGGTGAGGTCCGCGAGCGGTTCCCGGACCGCGTGGTGAACGTGGGCATCCGCGAACAGGCCATGATCGGAGTGGCGGGCGGGCTCGCGCTGAGCGGCCTGCGGCCCGTGGTGCACAGCTACGCGCCGTTCCTGGTCGAACGGCCGTACGAGCAGATCAAGCTCGACTTCGGGCACCAGGACGTCGGCGCGGTGCTGGTCAGCATCGGTGGCTCGTACGACGACCCGGTCTGGGGCAGGACGCACCAGTCACCCGCCGACGTCACCCTGATCGACTCGCTCCCCGGCTGGACCGTGCACGTCCCCGGGCATCCGGCGGAGGTGGAACCGCTGCTGGCCGAGGCGCTCGCCGGGGACGACCGCGTCTACCTGCGACTGTCCACACGGACCAATTCGACCCCGTTCGGCCCGTCGGAGGGGTTCACCGTGGTGCGGACCGGGGCCAGGGCAGTGGTGCTGGCCGTGGGCCCGATCCTCGACCAGGTGCTGGCCGCGATGTCCGATGTGGACGTCACAGTGCTGTACGCGAGCACGATCCGGCCGTTCGACCACGCAGGCCTGCGCGCCGCGGTCCAGTCGGCCGCGCCGGACGTCGTCCTGGTCGAGCCGTACCTGCGCGGCACGTCAGCGCATGAGGTCGCGGTCGCGCTGGCCGACGTGCCGCACCGGCAGTTGGCGCTGGGCGTCGACCGGGCCGAGGAGAAGCGCGTGTACGGCACCGCGCCCGATCACGATCGGTTGCACGGGCTCGACCCGGCGGGGATCGCCCGTGCGGTCAACGCGTTCCTGGGTGCGGCTCGCTGA
- a CDS encoding thiamine pyrophosphate-dependent enzyme, with protein sequence MESRLAGLFRRMTGDEKHEWAAASTLDVLWVLYDRVLDVSPERPDDPDRDRFLLSKGHGPMAYYAVLAAKGFIADDVLDRWTEAGSPLGQHPDRTLVPGVEIGSGSLGHGLALGVGTAFGLRAQGRTARVVVLTGDGELDEGSNHEAIAVAGRHNLDRLTTVVVDNSSSSHGWPGGIAERFAVEGWRAFTVDGHDHEALYEALTVEPDGRPTVVVAVVGSGE encoded by the coding sequence ATGGAATCGAGGCTCGCCGGGCTGTTCCGGCGGATGACAGGGGACGAGAAGCACGAATGGGCCGCCGCGTCCACTCTGGACGTTCTGTGGGTGCTCTACGACCGGGTGCTCGACGTGTCGCCCGAGCGGCCGGACGACCCGGACCGCGACCGGTTCCTGCTGTCCAAGGGACACGGTCCGATGGCGTACTACGCCGTGCTCGCCGCGAAGGGGTTCATCGCCGACGACGTGCTCGACCGGTGGACCGAGGCCGGTTCGCCGCTCGGCCAGCACCCCGACCGGACCTTGGTTCCCGGTGTCGAGATCGGCAGCGGCTCGCTCGGGCACGGCCTCGCGCTCGGTGTCGGCACGGCGTTCGGCCTTCGCGCGCAAGGCAGGACCGCGCGGGTGGTCGTCCTGACGGGTGACGGGGAACTGGACGAGGGCAGCAACCACGAGGCGATCGCGGTGGCCGGGCGGCACAACCTCGACCGGCTGACCACGGTCGTGGTCGACAACAGCTCGTCGAGCCACGGGTGGCCCGGTGGGATCGCCGAGCGGTTCGCCGTCGAAGGCTGGCGTGCGTTCACCGTCGACGGGCACGACCACGAAGCCCTGTACGAAGCACTGACCGTCGAACCGGACGGGCGGCCGACGGTCGTCGTCGCGGTAGTGGGGAGCGGGGAATGA